From a single Drosophila sulfurigaster albostrigata strain 15112-1811.04 chromosome 3, ASM2355843v2, whole genome shotgun sequence genomic region:
- the LOC133842085 gene encoding luciferin 4-monooxygenase, whose translation MQVFDPTGEALTGGQLYEQSRLLAHAFQQLKLHRGDVVGISATNTTYLTEVVIAALLNGMPINPLHPEFDKETVAYMYEITKPKVIFCDVDNYETLAAVKQSLKFETELILLSGSLPGVRNIQDMLRDGAVGYDPSTLFACPHLSGDDTAFIISSSGVTGLPKGVTRSHRSLLNNTKIPQLFTAKTVMFCFSPLYWVSCIFTLFASLVNGCKRVITNRPFSATYFAELVARHEVNFVLTVPHHMALLAKSPQAESLLPKLKSLNSIVCSGSKLPLSIWRQLYELLGSDRFSVLYGLSEIGGVSKNVGGPLGSEGKLLRNVQVRLLDEQGNALGPNQTGHIHIRLNQRWGGYYRNPQDTQTTLSADGQWLLTGDHGYFDDEGCLHFQTRDSDVFRYNHFQIYPKQIEDVILHLPGVHEVGIFGIPDDISTNLTACAVVRDQDEVGQQLTAEKISGIVEDHLSEAFHLRGGVYFVDSLPKTTNKKIQRRRILAELKNNSSSTHL comes from the exons ATGCAGGTCTTTGATCCAACGGGGGAAGCTTTAACAGGAGGTCAGCTCTATGAGCAGAGTCGCTTGCTGGCGCACGCCTTTCAGCAGTTGAAACTACATCGTGGCGATGTTGTCGGGATTTCTGCCACCAATACCACTTACCTCACCGAGGTGGTTATTGCAGCACTGCTCAATGGCATGCCCATCAATCCACTGCATCCGGAGTTTGACAAGG AAACTGTCGCTTATATGTATGAGATCACCAAGCCCAAGGTCATCTTCTGTGATGTGGACAACTACGAGACCTTAGCGGCTGTTAAGCAAAGTCTCAAGTTCGAAACTGAACTCATTTTGCTTAGTGGCAGTTTGCCAGGCGTGCGCAACATTCAGGATATGCTCAGAGACGGCGCCGTTGGCTACGATCCTAGCACACT CTTTGCCTGCCCGCATTTAAGTGGCGACGACACCGCTTTCATCATCAGTTCCTCCGGTGTAACCGGTTTGCCAAAGGGCGTCACGCGCTCGCATCGCAGTTTATTGAACAACACCAAAAT TCCACAGTTGTTCACAGCCAAGACAGTGATGTTCTGCTTTAGCCCACTTTATTGGGTCTCCTGCATATTTACGCTCTTCGCCTCGCTGGTCAATGGCTGCAAACGCGTGATCACCAATCGTCCTTTTAGTGCCACTTATTTTGCAGAGCTAGTTGCTCGTCACGAGGTCAACTTTGTGCTCACCGTGCCACATCACATGGCTCTGCTGGCCAAGTCGCCACAGGCGGAGAGTTTGCTGCCTAAACTGAAGTCGCTAAACTCGATTGTCTGCAGCGGTTCCAAGTTGCCGCTTTCGATCTGGCGACAGCTTTACGAGCTACTCGGCAGCGATCGCTTCTCTGTGCTTTACGGCCTCTCGGAGATCGGAGGTGTGAGCAAGAATGTCGGTGGTCCACTTGGTAGTGAAGGAAAACTGTTACGCAATGTGCAAGTGCGTCTGCTCGATGAGCAGGGCAATGCCTTGGGTCCCAATCAGACGGGTCACATTCACATACGTCTCAATCAACGATGGGGCGGCTACTATCGCAATCCACAGGACACGCAGACGACACTTTCGGCCGATGGACAATGGCTGCTGACTGGTGATCATGGTTACTTCGATGACGAGGGTTGTCTGCATTTCCAGACCCGCGACTCGGATGTTTTTCGGTACAATCACTTTCAAATCTATCCCAAGCAGATCGAGGATGTCATTCTCCACTTGCCGGGTGTCCACGAGGTGGGCATCTTTGGCATACCCGACGACATCTCCACGAATCTAACTGCCTGTGCTGTGGTGCGCGATCAGGATGAGGTGGGCCAACAGCTGACAGCGGAGAAGATCAGCGGCATTGTGGAGGACCATCTCAGTGAGGCTTTCCATCTCCGTGGAGGCGTTTACTTTGTGGACTCGCTGCCCAAGACCACGAATAAGAAGATTCAGCGTCGTCGCATTCTC